GCTTGAGCAACCACCACCCTTTACTGATAAAATAACTTCCCCTGTTCTGGTAAGACTTTCCAATAGATATGGCTGTGGAAATTTGTGCTCTTTCAGGACACAAGAGCATAAGCATGAGGTTGTGCTTCCAGTtgatcccaaaagtgttcagtggggttgaggtgaAGGCTCTGTGGAGGTCACTCAAGTTCTTCTGCACCAACATCAGCAAACCACATCTTTAAAGTGCTTGCTTTTTGCCTCTTTTGTCATGCTGGAATCGGTTTCCAGTGAATGGAAATGGAATGATATGCAGTTGTGTGCCTTCAACTCagtggcaacagtttggagaagaagCACATAAGGATGTGACGGTCAGGTTTTGACAAACCTTTCATATAGTGTGTTTGATATTTCCATAGGGTATAGGGGTAATTGTATTCCATACATTCTACTAGCTACTAAATGACATGCTCTTTTCTGTGTACACAAATGACATGTGCCAATGTCTATGCAGTAGTTATGAATTATAATAACTGTTATTATCTTAGGTAATAATTTGAAGAATAAGTTCCATACATTCAGCACTGAAAAGGAGGCATAAGTGCCTCATCTATATTCAGTCATAGATAGGTCTTCACACATGGGATTGCGTGTATTTCAACACTTGACCTAACACAGAGGAGAGACCCTGTAAAGATGCTCAGAACAGAGAATAAAGTTTATCTCTCTTGTTTGCAGGAAGAAAAGGACCCATATAAATATATTGCTATCCAAGAAGACCACAACAACATCCACCAAGGTGAGACTTGACAATCCCTGTATCCTTTTTAGAGCCAAAAGACAACATGCCAAAGCTCCACCTGCACAGCATTTACAAAAATACAGTagctctctgtcctctcttttTCCCTAACCACCCCCTGAGGCTAAAACACACCAGCCTGCCCCTGTCAACACACATCGATACTCACAAACCAGGCCCATCCCACAAAGCAATGGTGACAATGGAAGGGGTGGGACTGACTAAGCAGAGCCACTACTTAGCACAAAACAGCCAAGTGATCTGAGTATGACCCATATAACGCAAAGTGCAACATTTGAAGACACCAAGGGAAATAATTCTTACAAATGAAAAAACTTGTATaccagattttttaaaaagtttaacaGCTATCAAAGAAGGAGACAGGGGTAAGGTTTTAATGTCATCTTTCttaatatatatgtttaatatGATTTAAGTATTGTAGTATAGCTTGTTTTGCAAAGATGCTTATTTTAGCTGCATCAGTGATAAATGTATGTAAAGGAAATTTATCCTCAATAAAATATTAGTTGTGATTTTTATCAAAATACTAATGATGAGATGATTTACTGCTTGGGACGGTCTGACCTGCCTTTCAATGTGTCCACAGATAACATCATTGCCTTGTGCTTCCACAGTGCCATGGAGCCCAAGATGTACAGCAAGTCACCTGGGTAAGCCAGCTGAGCACATAGGCATAAATATAATTAGCCCTAATTAGCATTCAGATAATCAGAATTAGCCATCTGGTGGTCAATAAACTATTAAACAGTAGGACAAATAGCACTTAAAGAGCTGCACCTGTGCGTATAAACCCACTACACACTTGAAAAAAAAGGCCCATGCGCATTCAAGTGTCTTGCTCTCACTTTTGCACAAAGACTCCACAGAGGAATACTGTTACAGGTTCAACCAGCTGTCAGCATAAGACCATGTTTCCAGGTCATCCCATTATTCCAGAACAAGAAGAAAGAACATACAGGAATAGTGTGACTATACATTTTCAAAGTGATTtagaataaaatacattatGTCCCATTTTCCCTAGGCACACAACATTACCGAGGCTGAAGGAGATGAATAAATGTTGGACTAAATTTGGCATTCTGTATCCTACATGTGATATTTCAAGGAAAACTTCCTTAGTACCCATACCTCCAGGGGTAACAGAGAAGACCAAATCCATTCTCGAGACGCCTCCGGTACCAAATTTCTCTCAGCTTAGCCAGTCTGCTCCAAGCCTGGCCCTCCTTGATGCAAACTTTCTACTACAAGTACGGACCAACATACACAACAGTAAGTGCCGGGGAAGAATATGAAATGATCACTGTAACTGATGTACTTGATGCATATTACTGATGTAATATTCCAATAAATTACAGGGCTCAGCTCCAGTGATGTTGCAGGACAAAAAGTAAGATGCTTCATACTGGTCTTGCAATTATCTCCTCTGATATTACTTGATTATACACTTATAGTtatattttacaaatatattggacaattatattttaatattcaggATGGACACCCTGTTCCGTGCCCACGCACTCCAAAACATTTGGCTCCCCTTGACCAGGAGTACCGAGACGGGCACGTGCTTTCAAACTTCCAATGTCCACTGGCACCCAAGCTGACCGACCTCTTATCTTTTGGCTCCAAAGGAATAAGAGAGACTTTATCCCGACTGAGCTCCAAGGGATCAAGAGGCAGTGAGGAAAGCAGCTATAGCAGTCAAAGCTCTCtggatgaagaggaagaggatgagaaCGGCCCTCAGTTGACAGGGCAGATCTTTGGGACCACAGCGAGAGAACCACATTTTGCCCTAGTAGCACCCTCATCAGCTCAACAACTGATGAATACTGGCATTATAGAACCTACTCATACAAATAAACAGATGCCTAACAAATCTAAATTCATAAGGCATCAAAAACTTGAGTCAAGGCAGGACTCTGTAAGAGAGTTTTACAAAACTGTGAAATCTTTCGAGAGGActttaaacaaacaacaaagaaGTGAAGATCTGGATGTCTGTGAGGAGAATAGGACAATATATTTAGCTGATGTtgcaaaaatgaacaaaagtgTGGAATTAACAAGGTCTCTCTCAAATGAACTTGATGAACCTAAGGATACTATTACAGAGCCCGAGCCTGGACCTGAAAAAGGACAGTCCAGCTCTTTTGTTGACCCTGAGCAATACCATGTCTCTCCAGTGCATCACAGTCCAGTGGAAACCAACAAAGCCAGCAAGATGACAAGAGCTGAGGAAATAAAATGCAGATCTCACACTAACCAATTAATTATCTTGGACCAAATAAATATAAGACAGGATTATGGTATGTCTAAAAAGAATAGAAGGAGTCAATCATCACAAGTTATAATTAAAGAGAAGGGACCCATATGTAATGATATTAGTGAGGAGAAAATGGAGTGGCCAAAGATGGCACCTATAAATCACGGTCCCAAACTCAAGGATGCACCCCTGAACCGGAGGAGGACTCAAGAATCTCTGCATCAAGGGAGGCTGAGCGGAACCAAAAAGATCTCAAACAAACCCCAAAGTCAAAAGCAACTTCTCAATCGGGATACAAAGAAGACAACAAGGCAAGCTAAAAGGCCGGGAATTTTGGGGACACAAAGAACAAAATCATCTCTGGACTATGTCAGTTATCGGGACATGTTTCTGGAAATCCGTCAGGCAGCTGAAGGACCAGCTATTTTTGAAATGTTTGCCACCCCAGTATACGAAAACCTTAGAGCAGCCAGTTCTGTAGAAAGACCCAAGCAGGTGCAGTCTGCTGCTCAATTTAAGAGACAACCAAGTGGACAACAGAGAGCACAAAAACCTGTGGAAGGTAACAGGAGGAAACAGAAATGCACAACTTCTAAAGGTAAACCACGCAAGAGGAAGGAAACTCAACCACCTGAGCAGCAAAGACACGATCAAGCTATTGATTCAAAACAGAATGATGCCAGTGTAATTCCTGAAATGGCAGACAACAACCAGAAAAGGAAGCATAACCCTCTCACCACTGAGGAAGACTCAGATGATAGATTACAGACTGAAGGTAATCCTGTGCTGTCAATGATCAGAGAAGTTCCTTCAGATACAGATATAGAGCTAGCCTTCCATAATAAGCAAGAAGGTTTATCCAGCTCATTTCAGTCACATCGAACACCGTATCTTAGCATGCAATTCTTCCAAGAGGACATAATCTCAAATGTAATTGAGGATTCCATTGCAGTTCAGCTCCCATCACAGCCCTTGATAAACACATGGACAACTGACAGGACAAAGTCACCTGTATACCAGAAGATTTTAGATGAAGTGGGTGAGGGGCCAGTTACAGACGACTTGCTGAAACGTTTGGCAGAAGAATTAATTTCATTGGAAGAAAAAGAGGTGGAGACTCTAAACTCTGAGAATCCAGAAATGGCAAATGATGCTCTATCAAAATTCAAGGAACTTTTTAGTGAGGTAGACCAATAAAAAACAACTATATATCAGGGTAAATTTAATgcatattattaatgtaatccttactaaaaaatattttttatatggtCTAAAAGGTTACTCCTCTGGACAACCTGCATCATACTGAGAGGTCCAGTGTAGATGACACAATCACATGGACCAAAGGAGACATTCTGGGCAGAGGGGCCTATGGAACTGTAAATGGCTATATAGTCAAACAGTTAAAAAACATAGTGATCATCATATTGTTTATAGAATTAGCAAAATGTAATTGTGACATGCCTCTTCATTAACCCTTGCAGGTATACTGCGGCCTCACGAGTCAAGGCCAGTTGATTGCTGTCAAGCAGGTGACGCTGGATATCTCTAATTCAGACACAGCAGAGAAGGAGTATGAGCGACTGGAGAGAGAGGTAGACCTTCTGAAGAACCTTCATCACCAAAACATAGTGGGGTTCCTGGGCACAGCACTTTCCGGTAACGTAATCAGCATTTTGATGGAATACATCCCAGGAGGCTCCATCTCCAATGTCCTCAATCGCTTTGGACCCTTGCCTGAAAAAGTTTTtgccctgtacacacaccagatcTTAGAAGGTGTGGCTTACCTTCATGATAACAGAGTCATCCATAGGGACCTGAAAGGGAACAACATTATGCTTATGCCCAGTGGAGTCATCAAGCTGATTGATTTCGGCTGCGCTCGTCGCCTTAACCGCATCACACGCAGCGGAAGCCGTAGCGATTTCTTAAAGTCTGTCCATGGTACACCTTACTGGATGGCTCCTGAAGTGATTAATGAAACAGGCCATGGCAAGAAATCAGATATCTGGAGCATTGGATGCACAGTCTTTGAGATGGCCACAGGAAAGCCACCACTGGCACATATGGGCAAGATGGCAGCTCTTTTCTATATTGGGGCCCAAAAGGGTTTAATGCCTTCACTACCTGATGACTTCTCAATAGAAGCTAAAGGGTTTGTGCAAGCATGCTTGACCACGTAAGCAATTCATTTCTTCCACgttttctttcatgttttaaaacaaaaattgtaatatatactgtaaaaccTTTAAAAACACATCTGATCAGTACTGTAAATGGTATCCTATTTCTAATTCTATTTAAtcacaaagaaacaaactaCTGAGACTTGAGAactgagggatttttttttaattgagccTGATTTTACTCTTCTTTACAGTGATCAGAAACAGAGACCATCAGCAGAAGATTTATTAAGGCATCCTTTCGTCTTTCACCTCCAGCAGTCTGCGAGTAGCAAGCTTTCAAACATTCACCATTAACCTCAGTagaaaaagtgaaaatgttCAAATGAATGTGCCAATGTGTTCATGTAGCTTCAAGTCGTGAAGGGAAGCATCTATGTTAATACCTGTGGTTATATAGGACACTTTATCTTTCACTTTTTACCTGCTAAAGTAATGTGAACAACTGTTTGTTACCCACATGAGCATTTAGAAAGTGTTTGTATACTAAAATCTTAATGAATCATACAGGCATGCCTGAACTGTATAATTCAATATTGCTTTTTCATATTATGTCCAAAATAAAAAGTTGTGATTATTAACCAGCCCTTACTGACAGAATTCATAATATCCAACACAATCCCTTTTAAATCCTACATGGCCAAGTAAAGCCATGTACGAAATTCACTGAAAACAAAGACAGAGCCTGAGGTTGAAGTAGTGGAAACCATGTGATTTATTGTTAGAATTTAATTGAAATGAAGAGGGATCAAAAAAATCTAGATGTGAAGCTTTGCACTTGCCTTGCTTAAACTTGTGTCTAAAAGTAAAATGCCTCACAAGGTGCTTGCTGCACAAAGAAAAAACTGAATGCatgtacacaaaaaaaaatccatggaaGAAACAGACCGATGAaagactgaaacactgacagaCCAGGCCTGGTCACCTCTTATCCAACATTAATTATTCAAAcatatcttatttatttacagctttGTACAAGTAGGCTACAGAGTCAAGCCAGGAAAAAATTTAAATGCACTTCACAGCAAAGGTTATGTAAACTTCATAGCACTATACTTGTCcttatttgatatttatttttctccatttttttgaGGCACAGCCTTTGGCATCCAGCTTAAGTTCATATTGGAGGTCACAAAAAATTGTATTAATAACAAGCTGCACAGCCTCAGACAGCCTCATGCCAGGTGATTGGTGGATTTCCTAGCATGGTGTTGGAACCTTGCCTTCGTACGACAGCCATGCACGACACAGGCTCTCGCGTCTGATTCTTATAGCAATTCACATACATCTCCAAAATATAATACAAGCAGCGCCAAACCTGAGTATTTATAGTATAGCTATTTTTAACATACAAAAATGTATGTACGCTTATCTCCACTCTCTGTAAACGGCGCTCTCCGTCATCCCTTTGATGGCTGAAACATGCACGTCGTTCATACAAggtagcaaaaaaaacaaaaaaaaacacccaacaTAAAGGTAGCGTGTTTACAACTAcgcaacaaaagaaaaacactcaTTTTAACGCCTCACTAATGACCACATCTATCCAAACAAATTCTGGGACGTGCGCCAGGTAATGAGGGGTCAGGATTTGTTCAGTGTCTTACAGTTAgtgttatataaattataaaatgggGGAAATAATTGCACATTGCTTGCCTTACAGCATTCTTAATTTTAACCTGTGGAGAACATATTTGCACCAAGATGGCCCCGTAACACCACCACTCGGAAATATGGAACACAAAGCAgcaattacacatttatttttttatcttctaTCAAGGATGAACCTTGATGTCCTTCTCACCAGGCTCACAAGTTCATTCTGTGGGCACTTAACAGCAATTCAGCCATGCTGAACGAGTCCTTGTAGTTTGCGTGGAGGCTCTCAAGACCACGGCTCTCCGCTGAATCCTTGTCCACCTGCTGTGCGACATAGAGAAGAAAAGGGAAGGAGGTTAAGAACACAGCTGAGAGATGAGATGCACTGCTGTGCAGAAGAAAGAGGTGAGGAACTACCTGTAGCTGGCTTGGAGCTTTTGCTCTTTTTTGAGCGGTGATTATGGCTGCCATCGGTGTGTGTCCTCTTATGCGAAGAGCTTGAGCCCTGGCCTGCGCTGGCCCCCTCACCACCGAGGGTCACAGGGCTCCTGAGGGCGGAGCCGCTGTGCGAGTGTGGATTTGAGTGACCATGTTTTTGGTGGTGCCGATGCTTCTCCTTGCTCACTAGTGGACTGGAATGCTTGCTTTTGCTTGCTCCTTCATCTGACGAGCTGTGGCGCTCTGAGGAAACCTTGATCTTCATCTTCAGCTCCTCCTTACTTGCTCCACTTTTCTCAGCCTGGACTGGAAGACGGAGCTTTAGCGAGCTCCCTTTCTCCCGTTTGTCCCCTTGGACTTTGTCTTGACCTGTTACGGGAAGTTTCATCTTTATTGGCGAGCTGGTAAaggcgctgctgctgctgctcatgCCCTGCTGCTCGTGAGCATAAGGCTGTTGTGGCTTTCGGGGCTCGCCCTGGCTGGAACTCCCGTACGAATCTCTGGCCTCGGATTCCGTGCTCGGTTGCTCTTGCCTGCGTTTCTGTGCCGCTAGATCGGCCGTGCGCTTCTCCTTGTATTTTTCCAAGGACATTTTCTGCGGCTGGGATGTAGGTGGAGCCGGGAACAGGGAAGATTGGTGTTTGTTGGCCTTGTGTTCATGTTTGACCCCGGTAAACTCTGCGCTTTTGTCAGGCCGGTGCGGGTGCAGAGGAAGCTGTTTGAGAAGGTACGAGTCTGAGCGTGCTTGGTCTTGAGGCCAGTCACTAGGGGCTGTGAAAGTGTACGAAGTGCCTTGCACAGTGCTAGCTATATGGTCCAAAGGAAGCCCACTGCATTGGAGGGAAATAGGAAGTGATGTAGAAGCTTTAGAAAAGGTCGCGTTTGCCGTAACTCCAGAAATGGCGTCTACCATCAAGTGGTCAGGGGCTAGCGAGGGGCCGGGAAAAGAGCTGCTCTCTGACGATGGCCCGTCTGTTTTGGGTTTCTTGGCAGCTTGTGTTGCCTGAGGGGGAAAACAATCTTAAATATTGTACTTAAAATGATATGCAAatcattcttaaaaaaaaaaaaaaatcatacacacGGAATTAATTACCCTCCAGTTTCGAATCCTCTTTAACTTACTGGGAGTCTTCTCCAAAATCTGAAGGAACTCGTGTGTCAGTTCTGCAGGAGTAGATGTTACACCTCAGCTTCGGTGCATGTAAACATCTTACGTGATGCGATCTCTAGAAACAGATCCACTCACCATCTAGGAGCTCAAGTGTGACTGAACCGTCCACATACTCCCACCAGTGTTTGCCGTCAGTAGAGACAGGGATCTCCCAGTTAGACCACTTGCAGGCTAAGTGAATGCACACACAAGCAATGACTGTGGGCCTGTACTGCAGGCAGAACGTGGTGAGGTGGAGGCTGCATGGAGAAGAGGTGGAAAACAAAGAGAGAGCAGACCTTCATCAGCCACAGGAGACTCTTAAAGGAGGCTctttaacacatttacacatctgTAAACTTTAGGTTGAAGAGGATAAAGACTCAAAACACTGCTTTGTGCAAACAAAATCATCTGGACACGTCACACTGTGTAATTAGAGTGTTTAAACAGAAGAACAGGAGAAACGCTGGATTGAGTTACATCAAGGATtattaaaaacagtaaaatctGAGATTATCTGGTGTAAGGGCTGGGTGATGTACAGAAATATGCATCATTACtctgctcatttatttattcattacaatCACAATCCAGATTATTCTAGTAAGCACCTTTTAGTTTTCCAATTTGTAAGATATAGATACAAATATAAGTGAAACTAATTATTTGGGTAAATAATAGCTGGTCTGAGTGATCTCATCGGTCAAGGATGTCAGGCATCTCGGATATCTGACCGCATCATTTAATCACCCAGCCCTATCTGAGACACAAAACCCATGAGGTTTAAATACGTTTCAATGCTGTACagtacaataaaaacaaatgactcagcaaaaaaacaaaaacaaaaacaaataaataaacaagtgtgTACTTGAGAGCATTAAATATACTAGACATTCATGTCTTTCCAAAAGCCATGCAATAATTGTCCTGAAAAGAGcaaaaatgtttacatgttACAAAAGGAGGTGGTTTTAAGCACGTTATAGTTACCATCCATATATTTACCATAAAGTCCAAAGACAGTGGAAGTATTTTTTCACTAGATTTCAgttccaccatcatcatcatcatcatcatttaaagCATACAAACACTGCAGACATCCGAAAACATGTCAGGACAAACACACCAAAATTTCTTATGTTTAAAAGTTCATGCTGCTGAAATTGCAAAATGAGTACCTATACTTGAAAACTGAGTCATGGTAAAAGTTGGATGGTAACACTGTGCCTGGAAAAAAGATCAATGTTTGGAAATGGGACTACTGATGAGCCTCTCAAACACTTATTAAAGACTCTGTGATGACTGGAGCTGTAGAGATGAtctttaaatataattacatttaacatgGATATCCTCCTTCAGAGCTAAAGCGTGGGAACATTCGGAGTAAAGTGGAAGAATGAATTATCCCAGTAAACATGTGCTAATAAGAATATTAATAATCGTACAAGGAATACATTTACAAGGTGTCTGTGTCAATACGACAAAATAGTTTAGTTTTGTTAAGATCATTGGAAAACAATATGAAATGTTACGGTGCGGTATCATAACATTTCAGTCGACTTCAGAATTTGATCATTAAGCATTCAATCGAGTGCCTATATCTTGCTCTGAGAAATTCAATTATTCGCTTTTTATCTCTGCCAGCGTATGTGGAATAAACAGCCAATCGGGCCGCAACCTTCAAGATTCGAAATCTTGAAATAGCCGTGAAAGTATACAGGAAGTCTTAGGTCATAGATTTACCAATTCATCGAATTCTTCACAAAAGAATGCCTGAATGTCCCACACACCCCTTCTAACTGCAGCATAAATATGCTTAAGGTAAACATGCAAATCAAATCATTCAAAATATATTCTGAAtttgaataatttttatttgcAAACCCCAATTTGCTGTGAGCAAATGAAATCCAACATGGTTCCTGCACATTTagagtgttaaaaaaaaaacatgctcttTTAATGATATTACAATTACCAAAAGTCTATATTGGCACACCAATATAAGGAGATTAAAAatgatagaaaataaataattatgtatTGTCCCACATCCAAACATTGCGTGATTTTAAACAAGAGATAGAAATAGccccaaataacacaaacatactGAGTAAAATCCTAGACAAATATTAAAAGCACGTCCCTGAACGGTAAATTAATCACAAACATTCGACACAGGAAGCTCTATGAGCAACCCGTTGAGGACCTTTACACAACTGGACACTGTTTTAAATCTGGCAGGAATTTAATGTGAATCAGACAGGTTTAATTTGAACCCAATCGATCAGTTGCGTAATTCataacatttcatttcttttcttcaatTATATTTTGATTCTTAAAACAGGTCCTTAATGGGTTTTCTCTAAATTAAACAACAAgagtcaaaaaataaaataaaataaataaacacatggtAAAAACAAGTATCAACACCAGATGTATAAGGAATATCAGACAAATTATCAAGCAGCTGACCaaaaaaagtttcaaaaaaaaaaaaaaaaatatttaaagggGTCTGGGGACTTACCTTGAGGCCTTCTATGTAATGTTTACATCTGTGTAATCTTTAGCTGCTATTCAGGCTACcaaagtgtcttttttttagaCAAATGCACTTCTGTAACCAAGCAAACGTGAGGTTCAAGAGCACCACTACACTTCGCATTGTGCATTTGACCCCTCTGTGCCAACAGTGATCCCTCGTACAATACACCGCACTGCGACCGGGGCCGGTACCGCCTGGAACCTTCCCTCCGGTTACCGAGAGGGAAGAGGCGTCCCAGAAACCACTGGCGCATTGAGGGTGTCGGACACTTTGAGGGGAACCTGCAGTAAAGGAAGCTATAGTGTGCAGTCACAGTGCAACAAATGAGGTTCAGGATAACAACCTGTTGGTAGCCATGAAATAGGAAGTCTGTGCCAGATCCTTGCTTGCTGTGGAggggaaagacaaaaaaagaaagaaaagaagacagTGTATTAGACTCCCAAAACTGAGCTGTATCATCCTGAATATTCTCTTTAATACACAGGGGTTACCTCTCCTTGTACTGTACTTCATGCTTAGCTCAAATGGTTTGTCACACAAACACTTGTTAAGTATGCTTACAGCTAACATTTGTGGGGGAAAGGTGTAGAGACCGTTAAAAAAAAGGGGTTAAGGAACAAAGTCTCTACCTCGAACTAGTTGGGAACATTTCACAACATCAGTATGAGGATGCTCAATAGTTATTTCAAACCCTGCAACAGAAAGCGCATTAGCGTCAAATACGACTCCAATTCAATGCAAGAACAGTCTCCAattcatcagagagagagagaaaaaaaagaagagataaTGCATACACTAAAATGAAGCCTAGAGACTGAATAGTAGAGAGCTAGCAGAGCTAGGCATGTGCTGATATTCTAAGTGATTTTCACACACTAGTCCACTAATACATTCACTAGATGACAACATTGTGTTTGGAGAGCTTTTACATCCAGTAGGTTTTGTTTAAATTAGCTGTTACCACTCCCATGTCTTGTGAGTTTTGTTTAACTGTATGCATTCATCCAATTGGTAGATTTTTAAGCAAAACCTTTGTTACTGGCCGAACATGATACTctaacaccaccaatcacaagTCGCTCTCGACCAGAGATTATCCTTTACTATGTATGAGCGTGTCTGTGATGCCTAAAAACGGCTTTACGGAGACACTAAACTGATTTCGGCTTTGACCTGCCAAGTTTCTTTTCATGTCTCAAGTGAGAAATTTAATAATGCATCATATTTGGTTATATTTCGAAGAACTGTCGTGCGTAAAGTGACGACGGATTGTGAAACGCACAATTTGTTGATATTGCAACATTTACCATTTTACATTTACTGATTTGGGAGTCGTCTCGTTAAGACGTGACATCTTTCATTTCCAATCACTTGAAGCTTCGGTAAACAGTGACAGGaagggggaaaaataattctaaaacaCTTCTATATCAGCACGTGCCTACTTATAACAATACAGAATAACATGCAGAAATCATAAGCCCTGTATTAACTTCACATCTCATTAACCTTTAGCATTTATCCTATTACAGAGGATTTATATCTATCGCCCATACACCcatgattataaaaaaaaaaaaagtcaggttGATTGAAATGCTCAGTAAAGAGGAAACTATGTGAGTGTGGGTTTTAGCACAATGTAGCTGTCGCTGGCTTTCAACATACTTCATTCATCCTTACACAGACTTCCACTTACCTAAAGTCTGCAGCACTATGGTTTCAAGTATCACCAGCTCTTGAGCTTGCTGGAGGTACGCCTGAAGTTCAATAGACAATCATTACATAATGCCTGTAATGTGTCTTTCCTCATAAGCTTTAACCCACAGTATCATCCACCACTCTGTTCATGGGCTGTGACAGTCGTGGCAGCTTATTTAAGCTTTCTGGAAACTCATTACGAGTGCTTGTTTTGTTAGACCCCGATAGCTcatttgtggggttttttttttgttgggcGCCATAAGAACTGGCATCAAACAGACTGAGCATTTATTCGAGAGTGGACATAAGAAATAAATGTCTTAACATGTGaggagatataaaaaaaaaaaaaataatgaaaaaaaaaataaaaatgaaagaatacaGAGAATTACCCTGACTTACATTACTCTTTGTGTCTAAAGGAGCCTCTTGAGGGTTTAAACAGGCGTGTGCCACTTTAATGACGTGTTCAAGTTTCCGGGGTTGCTCCTCGACTTTTGCCGCCAAGAATAACGTAGTCGGAGAGATGATCTTCGAGAGAaggtaaacaaaaataaacagaccATATCCATG
This DNA window, taken from Hemibagrus wyckioides isolate EC202008001 linkage group LG06, SWU_Hwy_1.0, whole genome shotgun sequence, encodes the following:
- the map3k19 gene encoding mitogen-activated protein kinase kinase kinase 19 isoform X3, with translation MKMEERSFVDLLFKGELEAVSHGLEDGLYSWEELNQPHNAQGSTPLISACQMGLNLVMHFLLERGADATLCNHSNQTALHVSQPDLQKELLAAMLRHLAHPAQLLEVAWRGDIHTLERLLIETDSVEVNIQNQNGLTPLMLAVRDVDLFEGFQGTMGWDYDPTKVVKTLLAQSANMDIQDRKSCTVLTYVSQIKSSMKDELLRIILEHQTQSVPAPVVPEFHFPAEPCKNSHRLSSSHMFSTLANVREEKDPYKYIAIQEDHNNIHQDNIIALCFHSAMEPKMYSKSPGKTSLVPIPPGVTEKTKSILETPPVPNFSQLSQSAPSLALLDANFLLQVRTNIHNRLSSSDVAGQKDGHPVPCPRTPKHLAPLDQEYRDGHVLSNFQCPLAPKLTDLLSFGSKGIRETLSRLSSKGSRGSEESSYSSQSSLDEEEEDENGPQLTGQIFGTTAREPHFALVAPSSAQQLMNTGIIEPTHTNKQMPNKSKFIRHQKLESRQDSVREFYKTVKSFERTLNKQQRSEDLDVCEENRTIYLADVAKMNKSVELTRSLSNELDEPKDTITEPEPGPEKGQSSSFVDPEQYHVSPVHHSPVETNKASKMTRAEEIKCRSHTNQLIILDQINIRQDYGMSKKNRRSQSSQVIIKEKGPICNDISEEKMEWPKMAPINHGPKLKDAPLNRRRTQESLHQGRLSGTKKISNKPQSQKQLLNRDTKKTTRQAKRPGILGTQRTKSSLDYVSYRDMFLEIRQAAEGPAIFEMFATPVYENLRAASSVERPKQVQSAAQFKRQPSGQQRAQKPVEGNRRKQKCTTSKGKPRKRKETQPPEQQRHDQAIDSKQNDASVIPEMADNNQKRKHNPLTTEEDSDDRLQTEGNPVLSMIREVPSDTDIELAFHNKQEGLSSSFQSHRTPYLSMQFFQEDIISNVIEDSIAVQLPSQPLINTWTTDRTKSPVYQKILDEVGEGPVTDDLLKRLAEELISLEEKEVETLNSENPEMANDALSKFKELFSEVTPLDNLHHTERSSVDDTITWTKGDILGRGAYGTVYCGLTSQGQLIAVKQVTLDISNSDTAEKEYERLEREVDLLKNLHHQNIVGFLGTALSGNVISILMEYIPGGSISNVLNRFGPLPEKVFALYTHQILEGVAYLHDNRVIHRDLKGNNIMLMPSGVIKLIDFGCARRLNRITRSGSRSDFLKSVHGTPYWMAPEVINETGHGKKSDIWSIGCTVFEMATGKPPLAHMGKMAALFYIGAQKGLMPSLPDDFSIEAKGFVQACLTTDQKQRPSAEDLLRHPFVFHLQQSASSKLSNIHH